GGATCGGTGAGCATCTCGCCCATCCGAACGAAGATGTCGATCGTCGCTGTGCGCGGCGGAGCCAGCAGCATGGCGAGTGAAGGAACGAGGAATCCGATCAGCAGAAAGGCGAGCCCCGGTAGCAACAACAGCGCGGGCGTTGCTCTGTTTCGCATTTCTTCCTCCTCGGGCGACTCGATCAGTGTAACCGGTTACAAATCGGACGCAAGAGACGAATCCCTTTTGTTCACATAGGTGAAACACGCGGACTGCCGAATATCTGCATCCGGTTTCACTCATCGTGGTTTGATAGCGGGAACCGAGTCGGCTGGCAAAGTGTCGAGCCGGACACGCGGAGAACCGACGAGAGGAGTCGCGATGACGACGATCGCCGATGTCGCACGACTCGCCGGAGTCTCCAAGGCCACTGCGTCACGCACCTTCTCCCGCCCGGAACTGGTGACGCCCGGAACCGCGCAGCGAGTGCACGATGCAGCGGACAAGCTCGGGTTCGTCGTGAACAACGCGGCGCGACTGCTCGCCGGCGGTCGAAGCGGAATCCTCGCACTCGCCGTCCCGACCCTTGACAACAGCTACTTCAGTCCGATCATCGCCGGTGCACAGGCTCGCGCCGATGCTTCCGGATACCAGCTCACCGTCGTCGTGTTCCCGCTGGAGAACGTTGCGGAGCTGCCTCGCCTGGCCCGCCTCGAACGCCAGATCGACGGCCTCATCGTCGTCGCACCGCGCGGCACGGACGATCTGATCCGCTCCGCCCTCGGCACCACACCGACCGTCCTCGTGGACCGGGAGATCGACGGCGTGACCTCTGTCGTGGCTGATACCGCGTCCGCCTTCGGCTCGCTGGTCGAGCAGATCATCCGCGACGGCCACCGCCGGATCGCGTATGTGGGCGGGCCGGAAGGGTCGTGGCAGGATCTCCAGCGCACGCGCGCCGTGCAGGAAGCGGCGCACCGCGGCAGGGCCGAGCTGACCGTCATCGGGCCTTACGCCTCGACGTTCGCTGCCGGGACGCAGGCGGCGAAAGAGGTGCGGGCGTTCGCTCCGACAGCGGTCATCCCCT
The DNA window shown above is from Microbacterium murale and carries:
- a CDS encoding LacI family DNA-binding transcriptional regulator, coding for MTTIADVARLAGVSKATASRTFSRPELVTPGTAQRVHDAADKLGFVVNNAARLLAGGRSGILALAVPTLDNSYFSPIIAGAQARADASGYQLTVVVFPLENVAELPRLARLERQIDGLIVVAPRGTDDLIRSALGTTPTVLVDREIDGVTSVVADTASAFGSLVEQIIRDGHRRIAYVGGPEGSWQDLQRTRAVQEAAHRGRAELTVIGPYASTFAAGTQAAKEVRAFAPTAVIPYATAIGLGVRFSYLMAGDRPPLVSSERSIVEALDEPGSPAIDVDGQELGRVAAEMLIERIGAPEAPAARARLEVSFEQAADR